One Eurosta solidaginis isolate ZX-2024a chromosome 5, ASM4086904v1, whole genome shotgun sequence DNA segment encodes these proteins:
- the LOC137233768 gene encoding CCAAT/enhancer-binding protein-like isoform X2 encodes MHNVHRALNRALMDSELHNLRKRGALQLARIQELAKSYATTMVAAAAAAVTNMPNNGSENIHVNHNGNINANNSSNNNSSSNRYYYNSNSSGCNNSNRYSSSGNKLLSTISSISHLGFGGNYSFSMHHSQQRQQQIQQSQTSQPQNCSIVSKYNTMMTSCDRNGDTIAVAANLVDGGDATDIMGHNNLGNMDIAIRLHKVTILFNEVDRAAKRLEQLTEQRREQLRELTRQRALEDEINEGLMTDKRNRYITS; translated from the coding sequence ATGCACAACGTCCATCGTGCGTTAAATCGGGCGCTTATGGATTCTGAATTGCATAATTTGCGCAAGCGCGGTGCATTGCAATTGGCGCGTATACAGGAATTGGCTAAAAGTTATGCTACAACGATGGTGGCAGCAGCAGCAGCCGCTGTAACAAATATGCCAAATAACGGCAGTGAAAATATTCATGTTAATCATAATGGCAACATCAATGCAAACAACAGTAGCAACAACAACTCAAGTAGCAATCGTTATTACTATAACAGTAATAGTAGCGGGTGCAACAACAGCAATCGCTATAGCAGTAGTGGCAATAAACTATTATCCACCATTTCATCCATCAGCCATCTCGGTTTCGGTGGCAATTATAGCTTTAGCATGCATCATTCGCAACAACGACAACAGCAAATACAACAGAGCCAAACCAGTCAGCCACAAAATTGCTCCATTGTGTCAAAGTACAACACCATGATGACGTCATGTGATCGCAATGGTGATACTATAGCAGTAGCTGCTAATTTAGTGGATGGTGGAGATGCCACCGACATCATGGGTCACAACAACTTGGGTAACATGGATATTGCAATTAGACTACACAAAGTAACAATACTTTTCAATGAGGTCGATCGCGCAGCCAAACGTCTCGAACAACTCACGGAGCAACGTCGTGAACAATTGCGTGAGCTGACGCGTCAGCGAGCACTGGAAGATGAAATTAATGAGGGACTGATGACTGATAAAAGAAACAGATACATAACTAGTTAG